A segment of the uncultured Methanobrevibacter sp. genome:
AATAATCAGGTAATGCTTATTGCTGCAGACGGAATCTGGGGAGATATAATGAATGTAAATCCATACTGGGCCGGATACTGTTCTGTTCTAGTAAACGTCAACGATATTGCTGCTATGGGCGGAAAACCTTTGGCAATGGTAAACATAATGTCAATAAGCAATGATGATATTTATGAAGATTTGCTTAACGGAATCAAGGACGGATGTCTGAAATTCGGAGTTCCTATGGTTGGAGGACACCTCCATCCTGACGGGGAAGTTGATTCATTGGGCGTTGCAATAGTTGGAATAGCTCAAAAAGACAAAATCATAACAAGTTTCGGCGCTGAAGCCGGAGACAAGGTCATTGTTGCAATCGATCTGGACGGCAAACCTCATGAAATGTTTAGCCTTAACTGGGATACAACATACGATAAGGATGCAAAGCTCGTTCAGGACCAGATTACAGCTGTTCAGTACCTAGCTGAAAATGATTACATAAAATCCGGAAAGGACATTTCAAATCCTGGAATTTTAGGAACTCTGGAAATGCTTCTGGAAACTTCCGGCAAGGGTGCTGTCGTCAATCTTGAAGACATTCCAAGAAATGAAAGTGTGGAATGGGTTGACTGGCTCAGGTCATATCCGGGCTCAGGCTTTGTATTTACTGCAAGTGAAGATAAATGCGACTATATCAAGCAGTATCTTGCAAAATATTCTATTGAAGCGGAAGTTGTCGGTGATGTAACAGACACAAATTCCCTTTATCTGAACTACGGTGATGAACAGGCAGAAGTCTTCAATCAGGATAAAAACCCGGTATTTATTTTTAAATGATGTGATAATATGGAAATAGGCAAAATAGTGACAAATTCATTAAAGTATCCTTTTAGAAATATCAAGAAATTACCTATTCTGTTTATTCTGTTTATTTTAGTTGCCTTTGTTCCGATTGGCATAATATCTGATAACCGTTATGTTTTAATTTTAGGGTTCATTGCATTTTTTGCATTTATTCTGATTGTGCCGGGCTATCTCTTTTCAATGGTTAGGATAGGATTAAACGAATCCGCCATGTTTCCCTCAATGGATTTTGGAAATACAATAATGGATTCCATTCGTATGATTGCTCTTAGAATGGTATATATGATTGTTCCGGCTATAGTATTTTTCATTGCTTTTTCTGCAGTGGGCATGTCTGCTGTTGATATGATAAGGGACTTTAAACTGCCTTCTTTAATATTTTCCGTGATTGTAATTATCCTTTTTGTCCTGTTTGTCTACATTGTATTTGAAGTGCTTCTCTTTTTTGCTAAAGCAAGACTGGCTTACCTGAATAGCCTAAGTGAAGCCGTAAAAGTTCATAAGGTAATGAGTGATATTAAAAATTTAGGGATTATCAATATACTCAAATGGCTGATACTAATGGCTGTAGTGATGATTGCAGCTTCTTTTATATCATCATGGGTTATGTCAATTCCGTATGTCGGACTTTTAATTTATATTGGAATTGTAATTCCGATACTGGAAAGTATAGGCAATTATTCCCTGGGACTTCTGTATTCAAATATTGCTTTAAACAGTAATGATATGTCCAGAGTTGCATTGGATTATAAAAAATATTAAAAAAAGAAAATATTAAGGATTGCACAACTTGCAGGGTACATATCCTTGATCTACAGCTTGATTTCTTGATGAGAAAAATACTTTGTTTCCTTCTGACATTTTACTGACACTGCTGCAGCTTGCCTTATGGAATTTTCCGGTATTTGCATTTCCCACATAACTTCCTGATCCTGATGATGCGGAAGATGATGAATCGCCGGAATCATATGAGGAGCTTGAAGATGAAGATGTGCTGTGAGTATCAGCTACATGGGTGTCTGCGTTTGCCCAGTTGTAAGGATAAAATTCACTTGGGGGCATGTACATTATCTCAGCAAGTCCTTCTTTTAAAAGCATTTCATTGACATTTTTACCGTCAACAATAACGACTCCCAATGTTCTGCCGTATTTGTCTGAGTGCTTTGAATCGTCAATATCGATACCTACTGTTTTTCCGAGACATAATTTCTGCACGAAGTTTTTGGATGTAATGTATCCTTCAACACCTCTTTCGGGAGTATTGACTCCTACGAAACGTATCTTATCTCCATTGTCCAGATAGATTGTATCTCCGTCAACAACCTGTGTGCACACTGCACTTTCTTCAACATGGCATTCTGTATCGCTGTATTTGCTCAGTATGTCTGATGCTGACATGTCTGAATATTTGGTACTTGGAATGTTATGTGAAAATCCGGTACCTGTGTATGCGCTAGCAATGGAAAGCGCTGATATAGCTATCAGTAAAATCACAAGTAGTGAAACGATGTGTTTTTTGTTAAATGACATCATTTTTCCTCCTTGAATATATTTGTTATCACTTTGTGTAAATATAGTTTTTGCAATTATGATAAGTAATTTTAATATATAAAAAGATTATAAATATATAATATTAAAAATTCTTATTAGGAGATTGTATGTTAATTAAAATTAATGGAGAAGAAATAGATGTGGCAGAAGCTTCAACAATTCAGGATGTAATTGCTGAAACTAATGCTCC
Coding sequences within it:
- a CDS encoding thermonuclease family protein translates to MSFNKKHIVSLLVILLIAISALSIASAYTGTGFSHNIPSTKYSDMSASDILSKYSDTECHVEESAVCTQVVDGDTIYLDNGDKIRFVGVNTPERGVEGYITSKNFVQKLCLGKTVGIDIDDSKHSDKYGRTLGVVIVDGKNVNEMLLKEGLAEIMYMPPSEFYPYNWANADTHVADTHSTSSSSSSSYDSGDSSSSASSGSGSYVGNANTGKFHKASCSSVSKMSEGNKVFFSSRNQAVDQGYVPCKLCNP
- a CDS encoding methanogenesis marker 2 protein, with the translated sequence MDFKNLVKEIQEFKGVSRKSSIDNVISLLNEAYNVSGDVVIDIGDDASAIDIGNNQVMLIAADGIWGDIMNVNPYWAGYCSVLVNVNDIAAMGGKPLAMVNIMSISNDDIYEDLLNGIKDGCLKFGVPMVGGHLHPDGEVDSLGVAIVGIAQKDKIITSFGAEAGDKVIVAIDLDGKPHEMFSLNWDTTYDKDAKLVQDQITAVQYLAENDYIKSGKDISNPGILGTLEMLLETSGKGAVVNLEDIPRNESVEWVDWLRSYPGSGFVFTASEDKCDYIKQYLAKYSIEAEVVGDVTDTNSLYLNYGDEQAEVFNQDKNPVFIFK
- a CDS encoding DUF4013 domain-containing protein — encoded protein: MEIGKIVTNSLKYPFRNIKKLPILFILFILVAFVPIGIISDNRYVLILGFIAFFAFILIVPGYLFSMVRIGLNESAMFPSMDFGNTIMDSIRMIALRMVYMIVPAIVFFIAFSAVGMSAVDMIRDFKLPSLIFSVIVIILFVLFVYIVFEVLLFFAKARLAYLNSLSEAVKVHKVMSDIKNLGIINILKWLILMAVVMIAASFISSWVMSIPYVGLLIYIGIVIPILESIGNYSLGLLYSNIALNSNDMSRVALDYKKY